One genomic window of Azospirillum sp. TSH100 includes the following:
- a CDS encoding TetR/AcrR family transcriptional regulator has protein sequence MDASKEADGCCPGNGTEGACEGGGRKRDRAATEGALLDAAKLVFAERGFDAATTREIAGRAGVNEQLIQRYFSGKSGLLLAVVERYWREESGGCALPPPHEDLETDLARFLHAQLKHSWECRDFTRVVLARALVDPAIADEMARTLSQSRIPCLVKRLEGHRDRGAIAADADLANVAAGIATLSFGLGFLDQVVFGRDDAGICAMVGTLAHTIAHGLTPR, from the coding sequence TTGGACGCAAGCAAGGAAGCTGACGGCTGTTGCCCCGGTAACGGCACCGAGGGTGCCTGCGAGGGCGGGGGGCGCAAACGCGACCGGGCCGCGACCGAGGGGGCGCTGCTCGACGCTGCCAAGCTGGTGTTCGCCGAACGCGGCTTCGACGCGGCGACGACGCGTGAGATTGCTGGGCGGGCCGGGGTCAACGAACAGCTGATCCAGCGCTATTTCTCAGGCAAGAGCGGGCTGCTGCTGGCGGTGGTGGAGCGCTATTGGCGCGAGGAATCGGGCGGCTGCGCCCTGCCGCCTCCGCACGAGGATCTGGAGACCGACCTCGCCCGCTTCCTGCACGCCCAGCTGAAGCACAGCTGGGAGTGCCGCGACTTCACCCGTGTCGTGCTGGCCCGTGCCCTGGTCGATCCGGCGATCGCCGATGAGATGGCCCGAACCCTGTCGCAGAGCCGCATCCCCTGTCTCGTGAAGCGGCTGGAGGGGCATCGCGACCGTGGCGCCATCGCCGCCGACGCCGACCTCGCCAATGTGGCGGCCGGCATCGCGACGCTCAGCTTCGGTTTGGGCTTCCTCGATCAGGTGGTGTTCGGCCGTGACGATGCCGGCATCTGCGCGATGGTCGGCACGCTGGCCCACACCATCGCCCATGGCCTGACGCCGCGGTAG
- a CDS encoding alkene reductase, producing MPHSTDPHSTATPDLFTPLRLGAIELPNRVVMAPMTRSRAGEGNCPTALTAEYYAQRASAGLIITEATQVCDTAQGYPNTPGIHTDAQTLAWRAVADAVHTAGGRIVTQLWHVGRISHPRFQPNGAAPVAPSAIAAKGQLYTGAGMEPFPVPRALEASEIPALVRHFADAAKRAVFDAGLDGVEIHAANGYLIDQFLRDGTNTRTDQYGGTVENRCRFLLEILEATAHAVGAGRIGVRLSPTGAFNDMKDSDPLPHFLAITKALNPFNLAYLHVIEGRPGHHMAPPEGTPHVASALRAAFKGPFILNGGYSRSDADATLAKGEADAVSFGEAFIANPDLPARFRVGASLAEPDRTTYYGGDVKGYTDYPALESVAA from the coding sequence ATGCCGCACAGCACCGATCCGCACAGCACCGCAACCCCGGACCTGTTCACCCCGCTGCGCCTCGGCGCGATCGAGCTGCCGAACCGCGTGGTCATGGCGCCGATGACCCGCAGCCGCGCCGGCGAAGGCAACTGCCCGACCGCGCTGACCGCCGAATATTATGCGCAGCGCGCCTCGGCCGGCCTGATCATCACCGAGGCGACGCAGGTCTGCGACACCGCCCAGGGCTATCCCAACACGCCGGGCATCCACACCGATGCCCAGACCCTGGCTTGGCGCGCGGTTGCGGACGCCGTGCACACCGCCGGCGGGCGGATCGTCACCCAGCTCTGGCATGTCGGCCGGATTTCCCACCCGCGCTTCCAGCCGAACGGCGCCGCCCCGGTCGCCCCCTCGGCCATCGCAGCGAAGGGCCAGCTCTACACCGGCGCCGGCATGGAGCCCTTTCCGGTGCCGCGCGCCCTTGAAGCCTCCGAGATCCCCGCTCTGGTCCGCCATTTCGCCGATGCCGCCAAGCGCGCGGTGTTCGACGCCGGCCTGGACGGCGTCGAAATCCACGCGGCCAACGGCTATCTGATCGACCAATTCCTGCGCGACGGCACCAACACCCGCACCGACCAGTATGGCGGAACGGTGGAGAACCGCTGCCGCTTCCTGCTGGAGATCCTGGAGGCCACGGCCCATGCCGTCGGTGCCGGCCGCATCGGCGTCCGCCTGTCGCCGACCGGTGCCTTCAACGACATGAAGGACAGCGACCCGCTGCCGCATTTCCTGGCGATCACCAAAGCGTTGAACCCGTTCAACCTCGCCTATCTGCATGTGATCGAGGGGCGGCCCGGCCATCACATGGCTCCGCCGGAGGGCACGCCGCATGTGGCGTCCGCCCTGCGCGCCGCCTTCAAGGGTCCGTTCATCCTGAATGGCGGCTACAGCCGCAGTGACGCCGATGCCACGCTCGCCAAGGGTGAGGCCGACGCGGTCAGCTTCGGCGAGGCCTTCATCGCCAACCCGGACCTGCCCGCCCGCTTCCGCGTCGGCGCGTCGCTGGCCGAACCGGACCGCACCACCTATTACGGCGGCGACGTCAAGGGCTACACCGACTATCCGGCCCTGGAGTCCGTCGCCGCCTGA
- a CDS encoding iron-sulfur cluster assembly accessory protein has protein sequence MVTLTDAAVSTLERVLAKSGGAAAGLRIAVTDGGCAGLKYQMGLEAAAGDDDTVLSFGPVTIFVDANSQPFLSGVVVDFVEGIEGSGFKFDNPNATSSCGCGKSFSAGEGGGGSCSTSSSSCGSSAPYSTH, from the coding sequence ATGGTGACTCTGACGGATGCGGCGGTTTCCACTCTGGAACGGGTCCTGGCGAAATCCGGCGGTGCGGCGGCCGGCCTGCGGATCGCGGTGACCGACGGCGGCTGCGCCGGCCTGAAATACCAGATGGGCCTGGAGGCGGCGGCCGGCGACGATGACACGGTGCTCAGCTTCGGTCCCGTCACCATCTTCGTCGACGCCAACAGCCAGCCCTTTCTCAGCGGCGTGGTGGTCGATTTCGTCGAGGGCATCGAAGGCTCCGGCTTCAAGTTCGACAACCCGAACGCGACCAGCAGCTGCGGCTGCGGCAAGTCCTTCTCGGCTGGCGAAGGCGGGGGCGGCTCCTGCTCGACCTCTTCGTCGAGCTGCGGCTCGTCGGCCCCCTACTCCACTCACTGA
- the nifU gene encoding Fe-S cluster assembly protein NifU: protein MWNYTDKVKEHFFNPKNSGVLDSANAVGEVGSITCGDALRLMLKVDPDTQIILDAKFQTFGCGSAIASSSALTEMIIGKTVDEALTLTNRDIAEYLGGLPPEKMHCSVMGAEALRAAIANYKGEAWEDDHEEGELVCKCFGVDAAMIERAVTVNGLTTLEEVTHYTKAGGSCQTCHEKIEEVLEEVLAKTGALKPAARHAPGTVGLDAIKPLEPKAEPAAAPKLTNVQRMQAIMSAIEEMRPQIQRDGGDVELVDIDGKDIYVRLSGACSGCSQSAGTMMGVQMKLVEKLGEFVRVKPASLMPAHAG from the coding sequence ATGTGGAACTACACCGACAAGGTCAAGGAACACTTCTTCAACCCGAAGAACTCCGGTGTCCTGGACAGCGCCAACGCGGTCGGCGAGGTCGGCTCCATCACTTGCGGCGACGCGCTGCGTCTGATGCTGAAGGTCGATCCAGACACCCAGATCATCCTGGATGCGAAGTTCCAGACCTTCGGCTGCGGCTCGGCCATCGCCTCAAGCTCCGCGCTGACCGAGATGATCATTGGCAAGACGGTGGATGAGGCGCTGACACTGACCAACCGTGACATCGCCGAGTATCTGGGCGGCCTGCCGCCGGAGAAGATGCACTGTTCCGTCATGGGCGCCGAGGCGCTGCGTGCCGCCATCGCCAACTACAAGGGCGAGGCGTGGGAAGACGACCATGAGGAAGGCGAGCTGGTCTGCAAATGCTTCGGCGTCGACGCCGCCATGATCGAGCGCGCGGTGACCGTCAACGGCCTGACCACGCTGGAGGAGGTCACCCACTACACCAAGGCAGGCGGCTCCTGCCAGACCTGTCACGAGAAGATCGAGGAGGTGCTGGAGGAGGTGCTGGCGAAGACCGGCGCCCTGAAGCCCGCCGCCAGGCATGCCCCCGGCACCGTCGGGCTGGACGCCATCAAGCCGCTGGAACCCAAGGCGGAACCGGCTGCGGCGCCGAAGCTGACGAACGTCCAGCGCATGCAGGCCATCATGAGCGCCATCGAGGAGATGCGCCCGCAGATCCAGCGCGACGGCGGCGACGTGGAGCTGGTCGACATCGACGGCAAGGACATCTATGTGCGGCTCTCCGGCGCCTGCTCCGGCTGTTCGCAGTCGGCCGGCACGATGATGGGCGTGCAGATGAAGCTGGTCGAGAAGCTCGGCGAGTTCGTGCGGGTCAAACCCGCGTCCCTCATGCCGGCCCATGCGGGCTAA
- the nifS gene encoding cysteine desulfurase NifS — protein sequence MSQGIYLDNNATTRVDPEVLQEMLPLFTEHFGNPSSMHGFGAAVGGKIEWARKQVQALLGAAHDSEIVFTSGGTESDNTAILSALEAYPKKREIVTSVVEHPGVLALCEYLEKKRGYTVHRIPVDNKGNLDMEAYRAALSDRVAIVSIMWANNETGTIFPVEELARMAKEVGAVFHTDAVQSVGKIPMKLADSAIDMLSLSGHKLHAPKGIGALYVKRGLRFRPMLRGGHQERSRRAGTENAPAIVGLGAAAQLALVHMGEENTRVKALRDRLEQAILAAVPSCFVTGNPDDRLPNTCNIAFEYIEGEAILLLLNEAGIAASSGSACTSGSLEPSHVMRAMGVPYTAAHGATRFSLSRDTTEEEIDRVIAVVPGIIAKLRSLSPYWQQEAGRPKEFAPVYS from the coding sequence ATGAGCCAGGGAATCTATCTCGACAACAACGCCACCACCCGCGTCGATCCGGAAGTGCTGCAGGAGATGCTGCCGCTCTTCACCGAGCATTTCGGCAACCCGTCCTCGATGCACGGCTTCGGCGCCGCGGTGGGCGGCAAGATCGAATGGGCGCGCAAGCAGGTCCAGGCCTTGCTGGGCGCGGCCCATGACAGCGAGATCGTCTTCACCTCCGGCGGGACGGAAAGCGACAACACCGCCATCCTGTCGGCGCTGGAAGCCTATCCGAAAAAGCGCGAGATCGTCACCAGCGTGGTCGAGCACCCCGGCGTGCTGGCGCTCTGCGAGTATCTGGAGAAGAAGCGCGGCTACACCGTCCACCGCATCCCGGTGGACAACAAGGGCAACCTCGACATGGAGGCCTACCGCGCAGCATTGTCCGACCGGGTGGCCATCGTCTCCATCATGTGGGCCAACAACGAGACCGGGACGATCTTCCCGGTCGAGGAGTTGGCGCGCATGGCCAAGGAGGTCGGCGCCGTCTTCCACACCGACGCGGTGCAGTCGGTCGGCAAGATCCCGATGAAGCTGGCCGACAGCGCCATCGACATGCTGTCGCTGTCCGGCCACAAGCTGCACGCCCCCAAGGGCATCGGCGCGCTCTACGTCAAGCGCGGCCTGCGCTTCCGCCCGATGCTGCGCGGCGGCCATCAGGAGCGCTCCCGGCGCGCCGGCACCGAGAATGCGCCCGCCATCGTCGGGCTGGGCGCCGCCGCCCAGTTGGCGCTCGTCCATATGGGCGAGGAGAACACGCGGGTGAAGGCGCTGCGCGACCGGCTGGAACAGGCGATCCTGGCGGCGGTGCCGAGCTGCTTCGTCACCGGCAACCCGGACGACCGTCTGCCCAACACCTGCAACATCGCCTTCGAGTATATCGAGGGCGAGGCGATCCTCCTGCTGCTGAACGAGGCCGGCATCGCCGCGTCCTCCGGCTCCGCCTGCACCTCGGGCTCGCTGGAGCCCAGCCACGTCATGCGCGCCATGGGCGTGCCCTATACCGCCGCCCATGGCGCCACCCGCTTCTCGCTGTCGCGCGACACGACGGAGGAGGAGATCGACCGGGTCATCGCCGTGGTGCCGGGCATCATCGCCAAGCTGCGCAGCCTGTCGCCCTACTGGCAGCAGGAAGCCGGACGGCCGAAAGAGTTCGCACCCGTTTATTCCTAA